GGCGCCATCCGCCACACCGCCGTGATTCCTATTGCCGGCGACCAGGTGACGAACGACATCGCGGTGGCGCTTCGCACACCGACGCAATACGCCGAGGACATCAAGAAGAAATACGGCTGTGCCCTGACGCAGCTGGCACACCGCGACGAGACCATCGAGGTGCCGGGCGTGGGTGACCGCCCGCCGCGCAAGCTGTCGCGTCAGACGCTGGCTGAGGTGATCGAGCCGCGCATCGAGGAACTCTACAGCCTGGTGCAGGCGGAATTGCGCCGCAGCGGCTTCGAGGACGTGGTTGGCAGCGGCCTGGTGCTCACCGGCGGCAGTGCCAAGATGGAAGGCGTGGTCGATCTCGCGGAAGAGGTGTTTCACATGCCGGTGCGCCTGGGCATGCCGCAGTACGTCGGCGGCCTGAAGGGCGTGGTGCAAAACCCGATTTTCGCCACCGGCGTGGGGCTGGTGCTGTACGGGGCGCGGTGCCGGGAAGGCAAGCAGTACGTGCAAAACCCGGGTGCGGCGGTGGGGGTAAAGGGAGTCTGGAGCAGGATGAAGAGCTGGTTTCAGGGGAATTTTTGACGCGGGGGAACGGGCAATTGGTTCGATCAACGGATTTAAGGAAACCTACACTGGAGGCAACACATGTTTGAATTAATGGATACTTACGGGCAACAAGCGGTTATCAAGGTCATAGGAGTAGGCGGTGGCGGCGGCAATGTCGTCGACCACATGGTCGCCGCCAGTATCGAAGGCGTGGAGTTCATCAACGCCAACACCGATTCGCAGGCGCTCAAGCGCTCGCAGGCCAAGACCATTCTGCAGTTGGGCACCAATCTCACCAAGGGTCTCGGTTGCGGCGCCAACCCCGACATCGGCCGCCAGGCTGCAGTCGAGGATCGCGAACGCATTGCCGAGGTGCTTTCCGGCGCGGATATGGTGTTCATTACCGCCGGCATGGGCGGCGGTACCGGCACCGGCGCGGCGCCGGTGGTGGCGCAGGTCGCGAAGGACATGAACATCCTGACGGTCGCCGTTGTGACCAAGCCGTTTCCGTTCGAGGGGCGCAAGCGTATGGCGATAGCGGATCAGGGCATATCCGACCTGGGCCAATATGTCGACTCTATAATAACGATCCCGAACGAGAAGCTGCTGACGGTACTGGGCAAGGATGCGACCCTGCTGGATGCCTTCGGCAAGGCCAACCAGGTGTTGCAGAACGCGGTGCAGGGCATTGCCGAGCTGATCACGCGGCCGGGGCTTATCAATGTGGACTTCGCCGACGTGCGCACCGTGATGTCGGAGATGGGCATGGCCATGATGGGCGCGGCCTCCGCCAGCGGTCCGTCACGCGCGCGCGAGGCAGCCATCGCGGCGGTCTCGAGCCCGTTGCTGGAGGACATCAATATCTCCGGCGCCCGCGGCATTCTGGTCAACATCACCGCCGGCCTCGACATGTCCATCGGCGAGTTCGAGGAGGTTGGCAACGCCATCAAGGAATTCGCCTCCGACGACGCGACCGTGGTGATCGGCACCGTGATCGAACCCGAGATGCGCGAGGAACTGCGCGTGACGGTGGTGGCGACCGGTCTCGGCCAGGAAAAGGCGCGCAAGCAGCCGTACAAGGTGGTCAAGACCGGCACCGGCACGACCGACTTCGAGGACTACGAGACCCCGACGGTGATCCGCAATCGACGCACGGAGCGGCCGCTGGCCACGGCGGCGGAGGCAGCCATCGAGTACCTGGATATCCCGGCCTTCCTGCGCAAGCAGGCGGACTAGCTCCCGCCACCCGCGGCGAACGCTCCCTGACGGGGCTTCGCCACGGAGAAGGGGATTATTCTGGCGCCCTTGAGCCACCGGTAAGCGGCATTCGCCGCGTTGCCGGCCGTTTATCGGCCCCGGCTGAGCGATCATGGCCGGCAATCCGAGATTTGGCTGGACAGATGTGGGGTTTTATCCTTAAATTAGAGGCAGGGACCGATTTTTCCGTATACCTTGCCCAAGTGAATTCGTAATCGGCATGCAGGGTTGCATGCGTCAAATTAACTTAGCGTGAATATTTTCGCTCCGGCGAAGGAACGCTGGCCTTTTCGCAAGAAAGGGATCATTCAAGAAGAAGTTTTTAATGATTAAACAACGCACTCTGAAAAACGTCATCCGCGCCACCGGCGTGGGTCTCCACACAGGCGAAAAGGTCTATCTCACCCTCCGGCCCGCTTCTTCCGATACCGGAATTGTCTTTCGCCGCATTGACTTGGCTGATCCGGTTGAAATCCGTGCCTGCCCGGAAAACGTCTCCGACACGCGCCTCTCGACTACACTTGAATATAACGGTGTGCGTGTTTCCACGGTGGAGCATCTTATGTCGGCATTCGCCGGTCTGGGCATCGATAACGCCTACGTCGATCTGACGGCGGCGGAAGTGCCGATCATGGACGGCAGCGCCGGGCCATTCGTGTTCCTGGTGCAGTCGGCCGGCATCGCCGAACAGAGCGCGCCGAAGCGTTTCATCCGCATCAAGAAGGAAGTGCGCGTGGACGAGGAAGACAAATGGGCCTGCTTCCAGCCGTTTGAGGGATTCAAGGTTTCCTTCGCCATCGAATTCAATCACCCGACCTTCCGCAATTCGACCCAGAACGCCACGGTCGATTTTTCCACGACCTCTTTCGTCAAGGAAATCAGCCGTGCCCGCACCTTCGGTTTCATGGGCGATCTTGAGGCGCTGCGCGCGGTAGGGCTGGCGCGCGGTGGCGGTCTCGACAACGCCATCGTGCTGGACGAATACCGCATCCTGAATGACGACGGTCTTCGTTATGAAGACGAATTCGTCAAGCACAAGGTGCTGGATGCCATCGGCGACCTGTACCTGCTGGGGCATCCGCTGATCGGCGCCTTCAGCGCCCACAAGTCCGGGCATTCCCTCAACAACCGTCTGTTGCGTCAATTGGTGATGAACCAGGATGCCTGGGAACTCATCACTTATGACGAAAACGACCAGGCGCCCATCGCCTTCGTGCGCACGGCCCCGGCGGCCTGAACCGGCAACAGGTCAACGGGAAGTCGAAAGGGGAAGCACGGCATGAACATCATCCTGGTACCGAACAGCCGGCGTGGCAAGGGCCGCAATACCACGCTTTCCCATCGTCATCTTGTTCTGATCGCGCTGGTGGTTCTGGTGGCGCTGCCCGTTCTTCTGGGCGTCGTGGCCTACCACGCCCAGGACATGCTTACCGCGCACAACGCGGATTCGCTGTTGTCGGCGCAGCGCCGCGAACTGGCTGCCCAGCGCACGGCCGTGGCAGAGGCCAAGCGCAATGCCGAAGCGCACCTGAACGCACTGGCACAGCGGCTCGGCCAGATGCAGGCGCAAATGATGCGGCTCAATGCGCTGGGCTCGCGCCTGACGCGCATGGCCGGTCTGGATGCGCGTGAATTCAATTTTGC
The DNA window shown above is from Sulfuricaulis limicola and carries:
- the ftsZ gene encoding cell division protein FtsZ, which translates into the protein MFELMDTYGQQAVIKVIGVGGGGGNVVDHMVAASIEGVEFINANTDSQALKRSQAKTILQLGTNLTKGLGCGANPDIGRQAAVEDRERIAEVLSGADMVFITAGMGGGTGTGAAPVVAQVAKDMNILTVAVVTKPFPFEGRKRMAIADQGISDLGQYVDSIITIPNEKLLTVLGKDATLLDAFGKANQVLQNAVQGIAELITRPGLINVDFADVRTVMSEMGMAMMGAASASGPSRAREAAIAAVSSPLLEDINISGARGILVNITAGLDMSIGEFEEVGNAIKEFASDDATVVIGTVIEPEMREELRVTVVATGLGQEKARKQPYKVVKTGTGTTDFEDYETPTVIRNRRTERPLATAAEAAIEYLDIPAFLRKQAD
- the lpxC gene encoding UDP-3-O-acyl-N-acetylglucosamine deacetylase, giving the protein MIKQRTLKNVIRATGVGLHTGEKVYLTLRPASSDTGIVFRRIDLADPVEIRACPENVSDTRLSTTLEYNGVRVSTVEHLMSAFAGLGIDNAYVDLTAAEVPIMDGSAGPFVFLVQSAGIAEQSAPKRFIRIKKEVRVDEEDKWACFQPFEGFKVSFAIEFNHPTFRNSTQNATVDFSTTSFVKEISRARTFGFMGDLEALRAVGLARGGGLDNAIVLDEYRILNDDGLRYEDEFVKHKVLDAIGDLYLLGHPLIGAFSAHKSGHSLNNRLLRQLVMNQDAWELITYDENDQAPIAFVRTAPAA